The following proteins come from a genomic window of Sardina pilchardus chromosome 13, fSarPil1.1, whole genome shotgun sequence:
- the inpp5ka gene encoding inositol polyphosphate 5-phosphatase Ka — MEQEVLSDSLEAMSLDGRSDMHTFRLHMVTWNVATAEPPDDVISLLKLHSPKTPDLYVIGLQEVRAAPLKFVTDLAFDDSWSHLFMNTLAPLGYVKVSSIRMQGLLLLFFCRLEHVPFIRNIQVSYTRTGMFGYWGNKGGVSMRLSFYGHMLCFLNCHLAAHMNYASQRVDEFEYILDNQTFNSKDTPNILDHKVVFWFGDLNFRIADHGMHFLRTCITSQRFNLLWSKDQLTMMKQQAASLQEFEEGPLDFQPTYKFDLHSDNYDSSGKKRKPAWTDRILWRVNARASPATEDERDGSEAGSSEKAQQQASVAGEEGEEHSLKVKQDIYTSNMEYGVSDHKPVIGTFHLELKKMYNTPLVQVSAEGDWSADFDAMVTYTILQPFPSSAWDWIGLYKVGFKSTMDYITYTWVKDDQVSLNDERVQVYVSKDEIPVLGGECMLCYFSSNLQCIVGISEPFKVHESRVAIEEGLVPENVNGLDQAVSS; from the exons ATGGAGCAAGAGGTCCTGTCAGACAGTCTGGAAGCAATGAGCTTGGACGGTAGGAGCGACATGCATACATTCAG GTTACATATGGTCACATGGAACGTGGCGACAGCAGAGCCTCCAGATGACGTCATCTCCTTGCTCAAGCTACATTCCCCAAAGACTCCAGATCTTTATGTGATAGG ACTCCAGGAAGTGAGAGCTGCCCCTCTGAAGTTTGTGACCGACTTGGCCTTTGATGACTCCTGGAGCCATCTCTTCATGAACACGCTAGCTCCGCTGGGCTACGTAAAG GTGTCCTCCATTAGGATGCAGGggctcctcctgctcttcttcTGCCGCCTGGAACACGTCCCTTTCATCCGAAACATCCAGGTCTCCTACACCCGCACGGGCATGTTTGGCTACTGG GGAAACAAGGGAGGTGTCTCCATGCGTTTGTCCTTCTACGGCCACATGCTGTGTTTCCTAAACTGCCACTTGGCCGCCCACATGAACTACGCCTCGCAGCGGGTGGACGAGTTTGAGTACATCCTGGATAATCAGACCTTCAACTCAAAGGACACGCCGAATATCCTCGATCACAA aGTGGTCTTTTGGTTCGGGGATTTGAATTTCCGAATCGCCGACCATGGAATGCATTTTCTACGCACCTGCATCACCAGCCAGCGCTTCAACCTCCTATGGTCCAAGGACCAG CTTACGATGATGAAACAGCAAGCAGCTAGCCTTCAGGAGTTCGAAGAGGGACCGCTCGACTTTCAGCCGACTTATAAATTTGACCTGCACTCTGATAACTATGACTCCAG TGGCAAGAAGAGAAAGCCAGCGTGGACCGACCGGATCCTGTGGAGGGTGAATGCCAGGGCTTCGCCTGCCACCGAGGACGAGAGGGACGGCAGCGAGGCGGGAAGCTCCGAGAAGGCCCAGCAGCAGGCATCGGTAGCTGGGGAAGAGGGCGAGGAGCATTCACTGAAGGTGAAACAGGACATCTACACGTCCAATATGGAGTATGGCGTCAGCGATCACAAGCCTGTCATTGGTACCTTCCATCTAGAG CTGAAGAAGATGTACAACACCCCACTGGTCCAAGTGAGTGCGGAGGGAGACTGGAGCGCAGACTTTGATGCCATGGTGACCTACACCATCCTGCAGCCTTTCCCCTCAAGTGCCTGGGACTGGATTGGACTCTATAAG GTTGGTTTCAAGAGCACAATGGACTACATTACCTACACATGGGTGAAGGATGACCAGGTCTCTCTTAATGATGAACGTGTACAG GTGTATGTGAGCAAAGATGAAATTCCTGTCCTTGGTGGTGAATGTATGCTGTGCTACTTCAGCAGCAACTTGCAGTGCATTGTGGGGATCAGCGAACCATTTAAG GTGCATGAGTCTAGAGTTGCTATAGAAGAAGGTTTGGTGCCTGAGAATGTCAACGGATTGGACCAAGCAGTATCAAGTTGA
- the tekt1 gene encoding tektin-1, whose translation MSRLIEPPPKFLPHEWKHANDVNRGNAESERARSERLTVESQRLMEQCDRATKHMQDQARKRLEQRIHDIKFWKLELDKKLDEVVSETEDLVTSKSRVQKALESCFEPLRVTMQCLEEREKRVGIDLVHDEVEQDLMKEKEVIEGVAALLQRTLEQTIEQIRLNRSAKYYLEKDLQGKFQAEKIDDLCSILTNTNPKIDSSAGVLETGPASNTVTPDEWEAFSDINICKAERERTNSVSLRSLVDSLLQQTAADMSTQHEATGAALEMNVQRTKSAKALLEDQLGKVLAELASQERNLEALRVSIADKEGPLKVAQARLTARSLRPDVELCHDSAQSQLLTEVRELTSQINSLQEALWEAEMELRALARSQLALEEQIQVKAHSLYIDEVICTQLRQPIVIHNF comes from the exons ATGTCCAGGCTGATCGAACCTCCACCTAAATTCCTTCCCCACGAATGGAAGCACGCTAACGACGTTAATCGTGGGAATGCAGAATCAGAGCGTGCTCGCTCTGAGCGTCTCACTGTGGAGTCGCAGCGACTGATGGAGCAATGTGACAGGGCGACCAAACATATGCAAGATCAGGCCAGAAAAAGATTAG AACAGAGAATCCATGACATCAAATTCTGGAAACTGGAGCTGGACAAGAAGCTGGATGAAGTGGTGAGTGAGACTGAGGACCTAGTCACCAGCAAGAGCAGAGTGCAGAAAGCCCTGGAGAGCTGCTTTGAGCCCTTGAGAGTCACCATGCAGTGCCTTGAAGAGAG AGAGAAGCGGGTGGGTATTGACCTGGTGCATGACGAGGTTGAGCaagacctgatgaaggagaaggaggtgatCGAGGGTGTGGCTGCCCTCCTTCAGCGCACTCTGGAGCAGACCATTGAGCAGATCAG GCTCAACCGATCAGCAAAGTACTATCTAGAGAAGGATCTGCAAGGCAAATTCCAGGCAGAGAAGATTGATGATTTATGCAGCATCCTCACCAACACCAATCCAAAGATTGACAGCAGTGCTGGAGTATTGGAGACTGGTCCAGCAAG TAACACAGTGACACCAGACGAGTGGGAGGCATTCTCTGACATTAACATCTGTAaagctgagagggagagaaccaACTCCGTGTCTCTTCGGTCCCTGGTGGACAGCCTGCTGCAGCAGACAGCCGCAGATATGTCCACGCAGCACGAGGCCACAGGTGCCGCGCTGGAGATGAACGTGCAGAGGACCAAGAGTGCCAAAGCCCTTCTGGAGGACCAACTCGGGAAG GTATTGGCTGAGCTGGCCAGCCAGGAGAGGAACCTGGAGGCTCTGCGTGTGAGCATCGCGGATAAGGAGGGCCCTCTGAAAGTGGCCCAGGCTCGGCTCACAGCCCGCAGCCTCAGGCCCGACGTGGAGCTTTGTCACGACTCGGCCCAATCCCAGCTACTCACAGAGGTCCGGGAGCTCACCAGCCAAATCAACAG CCTGCAGGAGGCCCTGTGGGAGGCAGAGATGGAGCTCCGCGCTCTGGCCCGCAGCCAGCTGGCCCTGGAGGAGCAGATCCAGGTCAAGGCCCATTCCCTGTACATCGACGAGGTCATCTGCACTCAGCTGCGCCAGCCTATCGTCATCCACAACTTTTGA
- the LOC134099274 gene encoding F-box only protein 39-like has protein sequence MDYLEEGEILSGDDCDTRGHQIGGEGETEKMKLEKLEEDKECGQSMWAHLPDTCLRQVFLHLRDRDRVRAALVCRHWHHVVRSPSLWRVRTFNFSGRVSRTHRSEMDTAVNFAKTYGGFLEDLEIRFSHPINSLVTRRFQQTMRAFLSALRKARGRLRSLSVKHMDLDRSAWCRSVRSSLVRSLTFYLRREGSHLNYLNLRGARFFLPQGLEVLESVAASQHHVHLGRRPGLATLNLEDFFSQSLAVYNSPGFAEVMRRFRGLSSLTINYSCMSEQLLEALAVACKGLDNSGSLRSLTVRCHIHEPHGQLIWGSAWSNLAKRCPDLHVHMSVERILSLESLNRILLHEIPVRDLSLTSCYFSEQEWSAKPALTQVVPWYRHNLQKLSLDLNNSHEQVDEELMELILMCKKLVYLKVWAFLDISFLERLLQSRMEKKCILKTIKVRIYTNKYETQEEDDQLDEINLRYRILIDTELNYFAISYPML, from the exons ATGGACTATCTTGAAGAAGGGGAAATTCTTTCAGGTGACGACTGTGACACTCGTGGACATCAGATTGGGGGAGAGGGTGAAACTGAAAAAATGAAGTTAGAGAAGTTAGAGGAGGATAAAGAATGTGGTCAGTCCATGTGGGCTCACCTGCCAGACACGTGTCTGCGGCAGGTGTTCCTGCACCTCCGTGACCGTGACCGGGTGCGTGCTGCCCTCGTGTGTCGCCACTGGCACCATGTGGTGCGCTCTCCGTCCCTGTGGCGCGTGCGCACGTTCAACTTCTCGGGCCGCGTGTCGCGAACCCACCGCTCGGAGATGGACACGGCCGTCAACTTCGCCAAGACGTACGGCGGCTTCCTGGAGGACCTTGAGATCCGCTTCTCGCACCCCATCAACTCCCTGGTGACGCGGCGCTTCCAGCAGACCATGCGGGCCTTCCTGTCCGCCCTGCGCAAGGCCCGAGGCCGCCTGCGCTCCCTCTCCGTCAAGCACATGGACCTGGACCGCTCGGCCTGGTGCCGCAGCGTGCGCAGCAGCCTGGTACGGAGCCTGACATTCTACCTGCGCAGGGAGGGCTCTCACCTGAACTACTTGAACCTCCGAGGAGCCCGGTTCTTCCTGCCGCAGGGCCTGGAGGTCCTCGAGTCGGTCGCTGCGTCCCAGCATCACGTGCACCTCGGCCGACGTCCCGGATTGGCAACCCTGAACCTGGAGGATTTCTTCTCCCAGTCGCTTGCTGTGTACAACAGCCCCGGCTTCGCTGAGGTTATGCGCCGGTTTAGGGGTCTGAGCTCCCTCACGATTAACTACAGCTGCATGTCAGAGCAGCTGCTGGAAGCTCTGGCGGTGGCCTGCAAGGGTCTGGACAACAGCGGATCCCTGCGCTCTCTCACGGTGCGCTGCCACATCCACGAGCCGCACGGCCAGCTGATCTGGGGCAGTGCCTGGTCCAACCTGGCCAAGCGCTGCCCAGACCTCCACGTGCACATGTCTGTGGAGCGAATCCTGAGCCTGGAGAGCCTGAACCGCATCCTGCTGCACGAGATCCCCGTGCGAGACCTCAGCCTCACCAGCTGTTACTTCAGTGAGCAGGAGTGGAGTGCCAAGCCTGCCCTGACCCAGGTGGTGCCCTGGTATAGACATAACTTACAG AAATTGAGCCTGGACTTGAACAACAGTCATGAGCAGGTTGATGAGGAACTAATGGAGTTGATTTTGATGTGCAAAAAGTTAGTCTACTTAAAGGTCTGGGCCTTCCTGGACATCAGCTTCCTGGAGAGGCTCCTGCAGAGCCGGATGGAGAAGAAATGCATCCTCAAAACCATAAAA GTGCGAATCTACACAAACAAGTATGAGACCCAGGAGGAGGACGATCAGCTGGATGAGATTAACCTACGCTACAGGATACTCATAGACACGGAGCTCAACTACTTTGCTATCTCCTACCCCATGCTCTAA
- the xaf1 gene encoding XIAP-associated factor 1 has protein sequence MENNDNNKEETVLCGNCKKDIAKSNFALHEPHCRRFLCVCPDCDEPVPREQLEEHHAEQHTQVNCSKCNVKVERCHLMDHEADECKERLVTCEFCELELPLSAMEEHTVACGSRTERCSDCGRYVTLKDQLRHADICSASAASADTSTDEQKAAAHNTNRPTLALCWKCKRCFPSEYLEGHLLECTSSTPSEAQEDEREERASTPDSDSDSGPQAGTIGLRLSDVLNRGGELDQINSCPICHLTLPMKTLSWHVKKCQLFKHLKSTEINDAK, from the exons ATGgaaaacaacgacaacaacaaagaaGAAACTGTTCTCTGTGGAAACTG TAAAAAGGACATCGCCAAATCCAATTTCGCACTCCACGAACCTCACTGTAGACGGttcttgtgtgtctgtcctgaCTGCGATGAGCCGGTTCCGCGAGAACAGCTCGAAGAACACCAcgcagaacaacacacacag GTGAATTGCTCCAAGTGCAATGTTAAAGTGGAGCGCTGCCACCTAATGGATCATGAG GCAGATGAGTGCAAGGAGAGGTTGGTCACTTGTGAGTTTTGTGAGCTGGAACTCCCTCTGTCCGCCATGGAGGAGCACACTGTGGCCTGCGGTAGCCGGACGGAGCGCTGCTCAGACTGTGGCCGCTACGTCACCCTGAAGGACCAGCTCCGTCACGCTGACATCTGCTCCGcctcagcagcatcagcagacaCTAGCACTGATGAGCAGAAGGCTGCAGCTCACAACACAAACA GGCCAACTCTAGCTCTTTGCTGGAAATGCAAAAGATGTTTTCCATCAGAATACCTGGAGGGGCATCTG CTGGAgtgcacctcctccacaccatcCGAGGCCcaggaggacgagagagaggagcgggccTCAACCCCGGATTCGGACTCAGATTCTGGGCCTCAAGCGGGCACAATTGGGCTCCGTCTGTCTGATGTACTGAACAGAGGAGGGGAGCTGGACCAGATCAACAGCTGTCCCATTTGCCACCTGACCCTGCCAATGAAGACTCTCAGCTGGCACGTG AAAAAGTGCCAACTTTTTAAACATCTGAAGAGCACGGAGATCAATGACGCAAAGTGA